The following are encoded in a window of Hydrogenispora ethanolica genomic DNA:
- a CDS encoding ABC transporter substrate-binding protein, protein MIKNTLDAGSFLEPNIERLLELDPQLVICAEFARRRNEKKFKDLDERLAKNGIKVIYLDVRSFSDPQIYIQSVKILGAIFGAPKRAQQLIDFQKKSLALIGERLKNLQPGDKARVYFERGRNYRTFSSKYHENMWIVRAGGVNVFGGEDKLNAFDVSPESIIEKNPQVIIKMCNVADCPMGYGVTDTLPMEKLRKELISRPGWENIDAVKHNRVYLLSLEAHHLDQSAAFNSFAKILYPEKFKDTDMLKDWFKKFLGLNHNGVIIYPDPVPSKSGSTLKQK, encoded by the coding sequence TTGATAAAAAATACCCTTGACGCCGGATCTTTTTTGGAACCCAATATTGAAAGGCTTCTGGAACTAGATCCACAGCTCGTCATCTGCGCGGAGTTTGCGCGGCGCAGAAACGAGAAGAAATTCAAAGACCTGGATGAGAGGCTTGCAAAAAACGGGATCAAAGTAATCTATCTGGATGTGCGTTCTTTCTCCGATCCCCAAATATACATACAATCAGTCAAAATCCTCGGCGCGATATTCGGCGCCCCAAAGCGAGCCCAGCAATTGATCGATTTTCAAAAAAAGTCACTTGCCCTCATCGGGGAAAGGTTGAAGAATTTGCAGCCCGGGGACAAGGCGCGGGTTTATTTTGAAAGAGGGAGAAATTACAGGACTTTCAGCTCGAAATATCATGAAAACATGTGGATCGTTCGTGCCGGCGGTGTGAATGTCTTCGGCGGCGAAGACAAGCTAAATGCCTTTGACGTCAGTCCGGAGTCGATTATCGAGAAGAATCCCCAGGTCATCATCAAGATGTGCAATGTGGCCGATTGCCCCATGGGTTACGGCGTAACCGACACCCTTCCCATGGAAAAACTGAGGAAAGAGTTAATCAGTCGTCCCGGCTGGGAAAATATCGACGCGGTGAAACACAACCGGGTTTATCTGCTGAGCCTGGAAGCGCATCATCTCGATCAGAGCGCCGCCTTCAATAGTTTCGCTAAAATCCTTTACCCTGAAAAGTTTAAGGATACAGACATGTTAAAGGATTGGTTTAAAAAATTTCTGGGGTTAAACCACAATGGTGTGATTATCTATCCCGATCCTGTCCCATCGAAATCAGGCAGTACTTTAAAGCAAAAATAG
- a CDS encoding FecCD family ABC transporter permease — protein sequence MDHAERKVKELKNLYSRTAAGKLLLIGLGIIAVGMLAVLAAYLGAASLGWKRVVSAIGAGLFPGAFSTDKIAYSIIWSVRFPRILAGIIAGAGLAAAGAGMQGITRNPLASPFTIGISAAAGLGATIAIVLGYSLMGGYAGANLIVLNSFGLCLLTTVLILGLSELRGMTQETPILAGIVVTYLLNALASLLKYIALEEQVSAVVNWLFGSLAGVAWKDILPMALITGFGVLLLLKNAWNLNSIGSGDEAAMAMGVNVRRVRKVIMLLVSLVTAGIISFTGVIGFVCVIAPHIGRMMVGSDHRFLLPFSCVIGSLLLLSADTVGRTLLSPIEIPVGIVVSLLGAPFFFYLFLTRRRSFWS from the coding sequence ATGGATCACGCTGAGAGGAAAGTAAAAGAACTAAAAAATTTGTACAGCCGAACGGCCGCCGGTAAACTGCTGCTGATCGGCCTGGGGATCATCGCTGTCGGGATGTTGGCTGTTCTTGCCGCCTATCTGGGGGCGGCCAGTTTGGGCTGGAAGAGGGTCGTCAGCGCGATTGGGGCCGGACTCTTTCCCGGAGCGTTCAGCACCGACAAAATAGCCTATTCGATCATTTGGAGTGTCAGATTTCCCCGTATTTTAGCCGGCATTATCGCCGGCGCGGGGCTTGCCGCGGCGGGCGCGGGGATGCAGGGGATTACGCGCAATCCCCTGGCGAGTCCGTTTACCATCGGTATTTCGGCGGCCGCCGGTTTGGGCGCGACCATCGCGATCGTCCTCGGATACAGCCTCATGGGAGGATATGCCGGCGCGAACCTGATAGTTCTCAATTCCTTTGGGTTGTGTTTGCTAACCACCGTTCTGATTCTCGGCCTATCCGAATTGCGGGGAATGACGCAGGAAACGCCGATACTGGCGGGCATCGTTGTCACCTATCTGTTGAATGCGCTGGCCTCGCTCCTTAAATACATTGCCCTTGAGGAGCAAGTCTCCGCCGTGGTCAACTGGCTCTTCGGCAGCCTGGCCGGAGTGGCCTGGAAGGATATTTTGCCGATGGCGCTGATTACCGGTTTCGGAGTCCTACTGCTATTAAAGAATGCCTGGAATTTAAACTCCATTGGGAGCGGGGATGAGGCCGCGATGGCCATGGGCGTCAATGTCCGGCGGGTGCGAAAAGTGATCATGCTGCTGGTGTCGTTGGTTACGGCCGGAATTATCAGTTTTACGGGGGTTATCGGATTTGTCTGTGTAATCGCTCCGCATATCGGCAGGATGATGGTCGGCAGCGACCACCGCTTTCTCCTTCCGTTTTCCTGTGTTATCGGATCATTACTGCTTCTAAGCGCCGATACGGTTGGAAGAACGCTTCTCAGTCCGATCGAAATTCCGGTGGGGATTGTGGTCTCTCTTTTGGGAGCCCCCTTTTTCTTTTATCTATTTTTGACCCGAAGGAGGAGTTTCTGGTCGTGA
- a CDS encoding ABC transporter ATP-binding protein produces the protein MRLEVNGIHFSYGRRRTLSGISFTAGEGKVTSIIGPNGSGKTTLLKCITKILKPSQGVILLDGQDIAGMEYADLARRLSYVPQGTTVPFPLTVFDAVLLGRRPYIRWNVSQSDQEITARTLVLLGLEDLSFRYFNELSSGQKQKVILARALVQKPELLLLDEPTSNLDIKHQLEVLAFLSSLARKENIAVVMIVHDLNLASRFSDQIILMDGGKIHASGSAGEVIVPFHIEKVYGIQAVYHADSGKPYMIPVDLQYRKEQ, from the coding sequence GTGAGACTTGAGGTCAACGGGATTCATTTCAGCTATGGCCGCCGCAGGACTTTATCCGGCATTTCATTCACCGCCGGAGAAGGAAAAGTGACTAGCATCATCGGGCCGAACGGTTCCGGCAAGACCACGCTCCTGAAATGTATCACGAAAATATTAAAACCGTCTCAGGGAGTGATTCTTCTAGACGGACAAGACATTGCCGGAATGGAATATGCGGATCTAGCCCGGCGATTGAGCTATGTTCCGCAAGGAACTACCGTTCCGTTTCCGTTAACCGTTTTTGATGCGGTTCTGCTCGGCAGGAGGCCATATATTCGTTGGAACGTAAGTCAAAGCGACCAAGAGATTACCGCTCGAACCTTGGTTCTGCTTGGCCTGGAAGATTTGTCATTCCGCTACTTTAACGAACTCAGCAGCGGACAAAAGCAAAAGGTGATTCTGGCCCGCGCTTTGGTTCAAAAACCGGAGCTTCTCCTCCTGGATGAACCCACCAGCAATCTGGATATCAAGCATCAGCTTGAAGTGCTGGCTTTTCTATCTTCCTTGGCCAGAAAAGAAAATATTGCAGTGGTCATGATCGTACACGATCTGAATCTCGCCTCCCGTTTTTCCGACCAGATTATCCTGATGGACGGAGGGAAAATTCATGCGTCCGGAAGCGCCGGAGAGGTGATAGTACCGTTCCATATCGAGAAAGTTTACGGCATCCAGGCGGTTTATCACGCTGATTCCGGCAAGCCTTATATGATTCCAGTGGATCTCCAATACCGAAAGGAGCAATAG